A single genomic interval of Prunus dulcis chromosome 5, ALMONDv2, whole genome shotgun sequence harbors:
- the LOC117628584 gene encoding putative E3 ubiquitin-protein ligase UBR7 — MDSAFEDEAEHTVSIQEYLKDVEDQELEADLVLGGDEGKECTYNNGYMKRQAIFSCLTCTPDGNAGVCTACSLSCHDGHEIVELWTKRNFRCDCGNSKFGEFFCKLFPNKDVENVENSYNHNFKGSYCTCGRPYPDPDVEDQVEMIQCCVCEDWFHEEHIGLDSSDEIPRDEEGEPLYEDFICKGCSVICSFLRLYSQNILAAGSQKDSSVNTGKDKEVLGDVTLACGSGKLENDISHSSNNISEPVSGEEGLLLGENSGKNIGSDQCTTDANSQVTCVLGVNLVDASPVLECKPLFLSKNWRDALCRCEKCNEFYEQKHIRFLLDKEDTIMEYEKMAKQKREEKLQQQEGAELTMLDKLGHVEKIEILNGIADMKDELRSFLDSFDPSKAITSDDVHQVFENLAKKRRRVE; from the exons ATGGACAGTGCGTTTGAGGATGAGGCTGAGCACACCGTTTCAATCCAAGAGTATCTCAAGGATGTTGAGGATCAGGAACTG GAAGCTGATTTGGTTTTGGGAGGCGATGAAGGCAAGGAGTGTACCTATAATAATGGTTATATGAAGAGGCAAGCAATTTTCTCATGCTTGACTTGCACCCCAGACGGGAATGCTGGGGTTTGCACAGCTTGCAGCTTGTCTTGCCATGATGGCCACGAG ATTGTAGAACTATGGACCAAGAGAAATTTTAGATGTGATTgtggaaattcaaaatttggagAATTCTTCTGCAAGCTTTTTCCAAATAAAGATGTGGAAAATGTTGAGAATTCGTACAACCATAATTTCAAGGGTTCATACTGCACCTGCGGTCGCCCCTATCCTGATCCAGATGTTGAAGACCAAGTAGAGATGATACAGTGCTGTGTGTGTGAGGACTGGTTCCATGAGGAACATATCGGCCTTGACTCTTCTGATGAG ATTCCAAGAGACGAGGAAGGTGAACCTCTATATGAGGATTTTATATGTAAGGGATGCTCAGTAATTTGCTCTTTTTTAAGGCTATATAGTCAAAACATCTTGGCAGCAGGAAGCCAAAAAGATTCTTCCGTTAATACTGGCAAGGATAAAGAAGTTTTGGGAGATGTGACTTTAGCTTGTGGATCTGGAAAGCTGGAGAATGATATTTCTCATAGTTCTAATAACATTTCTGAACCTGTGTCTGGTGAGGAGGGTTTGCTCCTTGGAGAAAATTCTGGAAAAAATATAGGTTCTGATCAATGCACGACAGATGCCAATTCACAAGTTACTTGTGTTCTTGGAGTTAATCTGGTGGATGCTTCCCCTGTTTTAGAGTGTAAGCCATTGTTTCTATCAAAAAATTGGAGGGATGCACTCTGCAGGTGTGAAAAGTGCAATGAATTTTATGAACAGAAGCATATCAGGTTTTTGCTTGACAAGGAAGACACAATTATGGAGTATGAGAAAATGGCAAAgcagaagagagaagaaaaattgcaGCAACAGGAGGGGGCTGAGTTGACTATGCTCGATAAACTTGGCCATGTAGAGAAAATAGAAATTCTGAATGGCATTGCGGACATGAAAGATGAGCTTCGTTCTTTCCTG GACTCATTTGATCCATCAAAGGCAATCACGTCTGATGATGTCCACCAGGTTTTTGAGAATCTAGCAAAGAAGCGCAGGCGTGTAGAGTAA
- the LOC117628514 gene encoding uncharacterized protein LOC117628514: MGNCVETCTERQQGEDQMQQQKHEQEERQNEIRFVKESNLSKDGNVRVKIVLTKEELEWLMLQLKDRGGKSLEDVLEEIQRSRAKVEEGWKPSLESIMECPEVNEMDR; this comes from the coding sequence ATGGGAAATTGTGTGGAGACATGCACAGAGAGGCAGCAAGGAGAGGATCAAATGCAGCAGCAAAAGCATGAGCAAGAAGAAAGACAAAATGAAATTAGGTTTGTGAAAGAGAGCAATTTGAGCAAAGATGGCAACGTAAGGGTGAAGATTGTGTTGACCAAGGAAGAGCTAGAGTGGTTGATGCTTCAGCTGAAAGATAGAGGAGGGAAGAGCTTGGAAGATGTTTTGGAGGAGATCCAGAGAAGCAGAGCCAAAGTTGAGGAAGGGTGGAAGCCTTCTTTGGAGAGTATCATGGAGTGCCCTGAAGTAAATGAGATGGATAGATGA
- the LOC117628695 gene encoding uncharacterized protein LOC117628695, translating into MLSSFLSFFNRIKTVDAMLELEKPNVKNFIYRDELSKKPFSKKQKMNGSTCFESSEPLIKRELEDGKLYGGRSSYGSAAEEKGEVIRVKIKMTKQEAAQMLSKCKNGGVLEFKDVTCALAQIPTSRVRIDPSPATNCGAGPAVLKTISEEY; encoded by the coding sequence ATGTTGAgctctttcctttcttttttcaatagGATCAAAACAGTAGATGCCATGCTAGAACTTGAGAAACCCAACGTAAAAAATTTTATATACAGAGATGAGTTAAGTAAGAAGCCATTTTCAAAGAAGCAAAAGATGAATGGCAGTACTTGCTTTGAAAGTTCAGAGCCACTGATCAAGAGGGAATTGGAAGATGGGAAACTTTATGGGGGGAGATCAAGCTATGGCAGTGCAGCTGAGGAGAAAGGAGAAGTGATCAGAGTAAAGATTAAGATGACGAAGCAAGAAGCGGCACAAATGCTTTCCAAGTGCAAAAATGGAGGAGTTCTCGAATTCAAGGATGTAACTTGTGCGCTTGCGCAGATTCCAACGAGTCGTGTTCGTATTGACCCGTCACCAGCCACTAACTGTGGTGCTGGTCCAGCAGTTCTGAAGACCATCTCTGAAGAATACTGA